The sequence AGCGGTGTGAAATTCACCAAAGAGGGCAAGACCCTGGAAACCCCCGAGGAGAACTGGCAATTTTTACAAGAGAGTGCGGAAAAATTCGCCCTGAACCGCCGACCCATCCTCAAAAAATTGGGAATTTGAGCCTCGGGGAAATATCGCCAAAAAATCGCTCCTGCGTAGATTAGTTTTATAGTAAGATAAGCCCTATATGTTATGAGTATGCGGTTATATATTGAACTATGTCCCTATAGGGGTAAGCCCGGTTGCTGTACAAGTTGCGTGGGGTGACGGTCAATTTGGGTATGTTAATCTGATAACCTGCCAAGGGGGTATAAGCAGAGGTTCACATAAATTAATGGATGAGAAAACGAGTGATAACGAAAACTTAATTGTGGGGGGGTTGCATAACGAAAATAAATCGCTTATGATTGGCGTTGACCATGTAAACTCGAATTTTTTTGAGGAGAGTAACGGAAATGGCTACTATTATCCCAATTACTAGTGCTACCGGTGTTTTAACCAATGGGACGTCTGGTGATGACATAATTTCAAGAACTACTCCCAACACTGGTACTGTAGACACTGTCAATGGACTCGGTGGCGATGACCTGATTGACCTCGATAAAAATAATGCGGGGGCGATAGATGGTGCCATTATTGATGGCGGGGGTGGGAGTGATACCATCACTGGCAGTCCTCAGGCGGACACTATTTTTGGCGGTACTGGGGATGACATCATCATTGGGTTTACCGCTGGGGATAAGGTCGATGGGGGTGCTGGGACGGATACGATTGCAATCATCACTCCCGGGACTGATGATACCAATGTGAGTAATGCGACTAATCCAGAGATCACGAATGTCGAGATCATTGATGCCTCTGGGGCGACGGGTGCGGTGACCATTAGCCTGGCGAATCAGAGTGATAGTGAATCCTTCACGGTCATTGGTAGTAACAACGCTGGTGATACCATTACTCTCAATAATGCCCCTAACGGAAACAAAGTTATTGGCGGTACCGGGGATGACAACATCACTGGCGGTACTGGCAACGACTACATCGAAGGCGGCGAGGGCGATGACGTCATTAATGGCGGTGCTGGCAATGACACCATCATTGGCGGGGATGGAGCTGATAATATTAATGGTGGTGCTGGGAATGACCTCATCATTGGTTTCACAACGGGGGATATCGTTAATGGGGGTGCTGGTACGAATACGCTCAAAATCACCGACCCTGCTGATGGTGCTGCCATAACTGCTGCGGGTAATAACGACATCCAGAACATCAAGATCATTGATGCCTCTGGGGCGACGGCTGGGCTGATCGGTGCGAATGCCCTGGACCTCGCCGCCTTTCAGACCGAAGCCTTCACGGTCATTGGTAGTGCTTTTGGTGACACCATCACGCTCAACAATGCTGCAGGCAACAAGGTCAATGGCGGCAATGGGGATGACAGCATCACTGGCGATACTGGGGCTGACTTCATCGAGGGCGGCGATGGAGATGACCTGATCACGGGTGGTGGTGGTGGAGATACCATTAATGGCGGTGCTGGCAATGACACTATCTTTGGTTTCAAAACGGGAGACAAAGTAGATGGTGGTGCTGGACTAGATACGCTTCAGATTAACAATGCCGCTGATGCCGCTGCCCTAGCTACTGTCGGTGATAGTTCCATCGTAAGTATTGAAATCATTGATGGCTCTGCCTCACTGGCTCCGTTGGATATTACCCTTGTAGATCAAACTGAAGGCTTCACGATCATTGGCAGTGCTCAAGCCGATACCATCAAAGCGGGTGCTGGCGATGATGTCATTGTTGGTTTTGTCGGGGCAGATACGGTAGATGGGGGTGGGGGTACGGCTAATTCGATTTTTCTAGCCGCTACCTCTACTGACTTGAACAGCGCTACCGATGCTCAGATTAAAAATATTCAGGTCATTGGTGCCTCTACAGCAGTAGCTGGGGTGAACATTAACCTCCAGAACCAGACTGAGGGCTTTGTGATCGTGGGCAGTGCTCAAGCGGATACCCTCACGGGTGGTTCTGGAAATGACTTCTTCTTCGGCTTCAAAGGGGCAGATACGGTAGATGGGAAGGGTGGTCAGAATGCGATTGTGCTCGACGCTAACGCTCCTGACTTGAACAGTGCCACTGATGATCAGGTCAAGAATATTCAGGTCGTTTATGCCGCTACCGCAACGGCTGGAGTAACCATTGACCTCAAAAATCAGACTGAGGCAATCATAGTTCAGGGCAGTGATTTCAACGATGTGATCACCGGTACCACTGCCAATGACAAGTATCTGGCTGGCGGCAAAGGCTCTGACACCATTGATGGGGGTAAGGGCAATGACACTATCGTTGGTGAAGACGGCAATGATGTCATCTTTGGCGGCGATGGCGATGATGGTT comes from Synechococcus sp. C9 and encodes:
- a CDS encoding calcium-binding protein, producing MATIIPITSATGVLTNGTSGDDIISRTTPNTGTVDTVNGLGGDDLIDLDKNNAGAIDGAIIDGGGGSDTITGSPQADTIFGGTGDDIIIGFTAGDKVDGGAGTDTIAIITPGTDDTNVSNATNPEITNVEIIDASGATGAVTISLANQSDSESFTVIGSNNAGDTITLNNAPNGNKVIGGTGDDNITGGTGNDYIEGGEGDDVINGGAGNDTIIGGDGADNINGGAGNDLIIGFTTGDIVNGGAGTNTLKITDPADGAAITAAGNNDIQNIKIIDASGATAGLIGANALDLAAFQTEAFTVIGSAFGDTITLNNAAGNKVNGGNGDDSITGDTGADFIEGGDGDDLITGGGGGDTINGGAGNDTIFGFKTGDKVDGGAGLDTLQINNAADAAALATVGDSSIVSIEIIDGSASLAPLDITLVDQTEGFTIIGSAQADTIKAGAGDDVIVGFVGADTVDGGGGTANSIFLAATSTDLNSATDAQIKNIQVIGASTAVAGVNINLQNQTEGFVIVGSAQADTLTGGSGNDFFFGFKGADTVDGKGGQNAIVLDANAPDLNSATDDQVKNIQVVYAATATAGVTIDLKNQTEAIIVQGSDFNDVITGTTANDKYLAGGKGSDTIDGGKGNDTIVGEDGNDVIFGGDGDDGYLDGGAGDDVIVGGLGNDALVGGAGNDRFAFSTGALFDPVTIGNDLIADLEAGDFIVLSKTTFTAFTASSGDVISGGTAIAAADFETIATGGAAAAGASSALIVYETSTGALYYNQDRATAGLGTGGQFATISGAPTLTASQILIVG